The following are encoded in a window of Roseivirga misakiensis genomic DNA:
- a CDS encoding dimethylarginine dimethylaminohydrolase family protein yields MKLNIRNETHPLRAVILGIADDMGPALDINPVSKFHMDNGSYPTEAIIKEELLTVQQALESEGIKVYRPENIPNTEQIFVRDIGFVIDETFVVANMKEPVRQKEIKGIETLLDEINPESILRLPKDATIEGGDVVLYNDHIFVGISKRTNNAGFEFIRQAFPHKKVHALPLVVNDDPATNILHLDCAFQPVGTSSAILYEEGFLTTPEIIHELFQPNELIHVNREEKQRMFPNIFSIAPDLVLVEEQFTELIEALQKRGIRSIKTRYSETSKLSGLLRCSTLPLFRHHTTG; encoded by the coding sequence TTGAAGTTAAATATTCGTAACGAAACACATCCTCTAAGAGCTGTCATTTTAGGTATTGCTGATGATATGGGACCAGCGCTTGATATAAATCCCGTCAGTAAATTTCACATGGATAATGGTAGTTACCCTACCGAAGCCATCATAAAAGAGGAACTCTTAACCGTACAGCAAGCACTCGAATCTGAGGGCATTAAAGTTTATCGGCCTGAAAACATTCCCAATACGGAGCAAATCTTCGTGAGGGATATAGGTTTTGTTATTGACGAAACTTTTGTTGTTGCGAATATGAAAGAGCCTGTAAGGCAAAAGGAAATTAAAGGGATAGAAACGCTTTTAGATGAAATTAATCCAGAATCGATTCTACGTTTGCCGAAGGATGCCACGATAGAGGGTGGTGATGTAGTGCTTTACAATGATCACATTTTTGTAGGAATCAGTAAAAGAACAAACAACGCTGGATTCGAATTTATTCGGCAGGCTTTCCCACACAAAAAAGTACATGCTCTGCCCTTGGTTGTAAATGACGACCCTGCAACTAATATTCTCCATCTTGATTGTGCGTTTCAACCAGTTGGTACAAGTAGTGCTATATTATATGAGGAAGGGTTCCTGACCACTCCGGAAATAATCCATGAGTTATTTCAGCCGAATGAGTTAATCCATGTAAACAGAGAAGAAAAACAACGCATGTTTCCCAATATCTTCTCAATAGCCCCTGACCTAGTCTTAGTTGAAGAGCAGTTTACTGAATTAATAGAAGCATTGCAGAAAAGAGGTATTCGTAGCATTAAAACTCGCTACAGCGAAACCTCAAAACTCAGCGGGTTACTTAGGTGCTCAACTTTACCGCTATTTAGGCATCACACTACTGGATAG
- a CDS encoding phospho-sugar mutase — MIDPQTQEKVDLWLNGPIDEESKDLIKAMPEKELIDSFYKDLEFGTGGLRGIMGPGSNRINKYTIGMATQGLANYLLKSFPNEKIKVAIAYDSRNNSKFFAETTAAVFSANNIFVYLFEALRPTPELSFAIRELGCKSGVVLTASHNPKEYNGYKAYWEDGAQVIAPHDKNVIKEVQAIEGIGAVKFEKDEDNIQHIGKEIDEKFIEAILGLTLAKDVIDRQSDLKIVFSPIHGTSITLVPEVLERKGFKNVTIVEEQATPDGNFPTVVYPNPEEQEAMSMALRKAEAIDAHLVMATDPDADRVGIAAKNANGEFELINGNQAATLLIYYLLVKWKENDKLDGNQMIIKTIVTSDLLDKIAEDFKVDCPSTLTGFKFIAALIKELEGKKEFIGGGEESYGYMISDFVRDKDAVASCAMLAEMSAWAKDQGLSVFDLLADIYTKYGFYLETLISMTKKGKEGAEEIQQMMANFRSNPPKSIAGSQVSRICDYQTSQEQNLETGETSPIDLPKSNVLQFILADGAKISARPSGTEPKIKFYISVNEPLASKEAYDETKAKLESKIEAIKSDLQL, encoded by the coding sequence ATGATTGATCCACAGACACAGGAAAAAGTTGATTTATGGCTTAATGGCCCTATTGATGAAGAAAGCAAGGACCTAATCAAGGCAATGCCTGAAAAGGAACTCATCGACTCTTTCTACAAAGATTTAGAATTCGGTACAGGTGGTTTGCGCGGAATCATGGGCCCAGGTTCAAATAGAATCAACAAATACACGATCGGCATGGCTACTCAAGGTCTTGCGAACTACTTGTTAAAGTCATTTCCGAACGAAAAAATCAAAGTAGCCATAGCTTACGATAGTCGGAATAATAGCAAGTTCTTTGCAGAAACCACCGCGGCAGTTTTTTCTGCCAATAACATCTTTGTTTACCTATTCGAAGCGCTGCGCCCTACGCCGGAATTGTCCTTCGCCATCAGGGAACTAGGTTGCAAAAGTGGTGTTGTGCTTACTGCCTCTCACAACCCCAAAGAATATAATGGTTACAAGGCCTATTGGGAAGATGGTGCGCAAGTAATTGCTCCACACGACAAGAATGTCATCAAGGAAGTGCAGGCGATTGAAGGAATTGGTGCAGTTAAGTTTGAAAAAGACGAGGATAACATTCAACACATCGGTAAAGAAATTGATGAAAAATTTATCGAAGCTATTCTTGGTTTGACATTGGCCAAAGATGTTATTGATCGTCAGTCCGACCTTAAAATAGTCTTCTCTCCTATTCATGGCACTTCAATTACATTAGTTCCTGAAGTACTAGAAAGAAAGGGTTTCAAAAACGTAACAATTGTAGAAGAACAGGCCACTCCAGATGGTAATTTCCCGACAGTGGTATACCCAAACCCTGAGGAGCAAGAAGCCATGTCGATGGCTTTAAGAAAGGCGGAAGCGATAGATGCTCATCTCGTTATGGCCACTGACCCAGATGCAGACCGAGTCGGAATTGCGGCAAAAAATGCGAATGGGGAATTTGAATTAATCAACGGGAACCAAGCTGCTACCCTGCTGATCTATTATTTGCTTGTAAAGTGGAAAGAGAACGATAAACTGGATGGTAATCAAATGATTATCAAGACGATCGTGACATCTGACCTGTTGGACAAAATAGCGGAAGACTTCAAAGTAGATTGCCCAAGTACACTCACTGGTTTCAAATTTATTGCAGCGTTGATTAAAGAATTAGAGGGCAAAAAAGAGTTCATTGGTGGTGGCGAAGAAAGCTATGGCTATATGATAAGCGACTTTGTAAGGGACAAAGACGCTGTTGCCTCTTGCGCCATGCTCGCAGAAATGTCGGCCTGGGCCAAAGATCAGGGACTTTCTGTATTCGATCTCCTAGCCGATATCTATACGAAATACGGTTTTTACCTTGAAACGCTCATTTCTATGACCAAAAAGGGAAAAGAGGGTGCCGAAGAAATACAGCAAATGATGGCCAATTTCAGGTCAAATCCACCAAAAAGCATTGCCGGTAGTCAAGTCAGCAGGATTTGCGATTATCAAACCTCTCAAGAGCAGAATTTGGAAACTGGAGAAACATCTCCTATAGACCTTCCAAAATCTAACGTATTACAGTTTATCCTTGCAGATGGTGCCAAAATATCTGCACGACCTTCTGGTACAGAACCAAAAATCAAGTTCTATATCAGTGTCAATGAACCATTAGCTTCGAAAGAAGCTTATGATGAAACAAAGGCTAAGCTTGAGTCTAAAATTGAGGCCATAAAATCTGATCTACAACTATGA
- the murB gene encoding UDP-N-acetylmuramate dehydrogenase, with protein sequence MTEFEENVSLKPYNTFGLQACARKFRIFKTVVDLQNTLSQIGTSPLLVLGGGSNILLTKDFDGIVLKNELQGIEVLEETADHIFVKVAAGEEWHGFVLECINNNWAGVENLSLIPGTVGAAPMQNIGAYGVEIRQVFESLEAVEIATGTIRSFSNEECEFGYRESVFKKALKGKFIITSVLFKLNKVPKYNVSYGAIQNTLEEMGVTQLSLKSVSDAVIHIRQSKLPDPKEIGNAGSFFKNPEVDKIDYEGLKAMFPAIPSYELPNDIFKIPAAWLIEQAGWKGKTFGEIGVHKKQPLVLVNYGAGNGNDLKNLAFEIQESVSDKFGILLTPEVNII encoded by the coding sequence ATGACCGAGTTTGAAGAAAACGTCTCCTTAAAACCATACAACACTTTCGGACTACAAGCTTGTGCGCGGAAATTTCGGATATTCAAGACTGTAGTTGATCTTCAAAATACATTATCTCAAATAGGCACTTCTCCCCTTTTAGTTCTAGGCGGTGGCAGTAACATTCTTTTAACCAAAGATTTCGATGGTATTGTACTCAAAAATGAACTTCAAGGGATCGAAGTGCTTGAAGAAACTGCGGATCATATCTTCGTAAAAGTAGCTGCGGGGGAAGAATGGCATGGTTTCGTACTGGAATGCATCAATAATAATTGGGCTGGGGTTGAAAATCTATCTCTTATCCCAGGAACAGTAGGTGCCGCTCCCATGCAGAATATTGGTGCGTACGGTGTGGAAATTCGCCAAGTTTTTGAGTCTTTAGAAGCGGTGGAAATCGCCACTGGAACAATTAGAAGTTTCTCGAATGAGGAGTGCGAGTTTGGTTACCGCGAAAGCGTATTTAAGAAAGCCCTTAAAGGTAAATTCATCATTACCTCGGTTCTTTTTAAGTTGAATAAAGTGCCAAAGTACAATGTCTCTTATGGTGCTATTCAAAATACGCTAGAGGAAATGGGCGTCACTCAACTGAGTTTAAAGTCAGTTAGCGACGCCGTAATTCACATCAGGCAGAGTAAGCTACCAGACCCTAAAGAAATTGGTAATGCTGGTAGTTTTTTCAAGAACCCTGAAGTAGATAAGATTGATTATGAGGGCTTGAAAGCGATGTTTCCAGCTATACCGAGTTATGAGTTACCCAACGACATTTTCAAAATTCCGGCAGCGTGGTTAATAGAACAAGCGGGCTGGAAAGGCAAAACCTTTGGTGAAATTGGTGTTCATAAAAAACAACCGCTCGTTTTGGTAAATTATGGTGCTGGAAACGGCAACGACCTCAAGAATTTGGCCTTCGAAATCCAAGAATCGGTGAGTGATAAGTTCGGAATTCTACTCACACCAGAAGTAAATATTATCTGA
- a CDS encoding helix-turn-helix domain-containing protein, translating to MEVKIDVWIILFIAATAQGMFLTLMLFQRAKGRQLVLASLMLLFTVTIAYYVTFWTGISQHISRHFQIILTFIWLFGPLFYGYARSEVQHKLPKSLWVHLLPFLLVNMAVYLVPLFNVSFRYYGLFTSIGSFHVLGYALGTYWMLRKSKVSKSLLLTSFSFLGYAICLISYYVLSWTGVLQLTHDYLVSIGMTVFIYLIGYRGFKNPNLINSKQPNKYQKSLLSHQSLLDIMKKVDALLIDEKLFLDGELKLSSISQKTGFSSHDISQAINVIKGHGFSDYVNKMRVDQAVLLMNSSAYEKEKLIAIAFESGFNNKTSFLNAFKKHTGRTPSEFRKSIYSQAS from the coding sequence ATGGAAGTAAAAATAGATGTATGGATAATACTTTTTATAGCGGCTACCGCTCAAGGTATGTTCTTGACATTGATGCTTTTTCAAAGAGCAAAAGGCCGTCAGTTGGTCTTAGCCTCGCTAATGCTACTATTCACCGTCACCATAGCGTATTACGTCACTTTCTGGACTGGCATTAGCCAACATATTAGTCGACATTTTCAAATCATTTTAACGTTTATCTGGCTATTTGGCCCTTTGTTTTATGGCTATGCTCGATCGGAAGTCCAGCATAAGCTACCTAAGAGCTTATGGGTTCACCTGCTTCCTTTTTTATTGGTGAATATGGCAGTTTACCTGGTGCCATTATTCAATGTTAGCTTTCGTTATTATGGCTTATTTACATCCATTGGATCATTTCATGTCTTGGGCTATGCCCTGGGTACTTACTGGATGCTGAGAAAAAGTAAAGTCAGCAAAAGCCTTCTTTTAACCTCTTTCTCATTTCTAGGATACGCAATTTGCCTAATATCTTACTATGTTCTTTCCTGGACTGGCGTATTACAGCTCACTCACGACTATCTGGTTTCAATAGGTATGACTGTCTTTATCTACTTGATCGGGTATCGCGGTTTCAAAAACCCTAACCTTATAAACTCGAAACAACCAAACAAATACCAGAAGTCCCTACTGAGTCATCAATCTTTATTAGACATAATGAAAAAGGTAGACGCCTTACTTATCGATGAAAAGCTGTTTTTAGATGGAGAACTTAAACTCAGTAGTATTTCTCAAAAGACTGGTTTCTCTTCGCACGACATTTCCCAAGCTATTAATGTGATTAAAGGCCATGGATTTAGTGATTATGTCAACAAAATGAGGGTCGATCAAGCGGTACTTCTCATGAACTCTTCGGCTTACGAGAAAGAAAAATTGATCGCCATTGCTTTCGAATCGGGATTCAATAACAAAACGTCTTTTCTGAATGCTTTCAAAAAACACACTGGCCGAACCCCCTCAGAATTCCGAAAATCGATCTATTCACAAGCTTCGTAA
- a CDS encoding TCR/Tet family MFS transporter, which yields MTKRTPALGFILFTVLLDVIGIGIIIPIIPDLLMNELGVPTTGEASRIGGFLISIYAIVQFFFAPILGGLSDQYGRRPVILIALFGLTVDYLVVAMAPTLWWLFLARIVAGVCGASFTSASAYVADISAPEDRPKNFGMIGAAFGLGFILGPVVGGLLGEISTRLPFYVAAAITGLNFLYGFFILPESLSKENRRKFDWKRANPVGTFKSLKKYPSLKTLFIAFLIIYIASHAVQSNWAYFGKEVFDWSKFDIGLSLAIVGFFVAIVQATLIGRFVKKFGQNKTIYIGLAFNLIGFILFALTTEEWMIYAFLAVYVMGGLAGPTLQGIMSSKVPADEQGELMGAITSLQNLGNIIGPLVMTGTFSYFVSQADVYFPGAAFALGALFSIVSGTIIYKTISKQTDSLTSS from the coding sequence ATGACTAAGCGTACACCGGCACTCGGATTTATTCTCTTTACGGTATTACTAGATGTAATAGGAATCGGGATCATTATACCGATTATCCCCGATTTATTAATGAACGAACTGGGTGTTCCTACTACAGGCGAAGCTTCACGAATTGGAGGTTTCCTGATTTCAATTTACGCCATCGTTCAATTCTTCTTTGCTCCCATTCTTGGCGGCTTAAGTGATCAATATGGCCGTCGTCCGGTTATCCTTATTGCACTTTTTGGGCTTACAGTTGATTATTTAGTCGTTGCCATGGCACCAACATTATGGTGGCTTTTTCTGGCTAGAATCGTAGCAGGAGTTTGTGGAGCAAGTTTTACCTCCGCTTCGGCTTATGTAGCGGATATCAGCGCACCAGAAGATCGGCCGAAAAACTTTGGTATGATTGGGGCAGCATTTGGACTTGGATTTATCCTAGGCCCTGTCGTTGGTGGTTTGCTTGGTGAAATAAGCACGAGATTGCCGTTCTACGTCGCGGCCGCTATTACTGGCTTAAATTTCCTTTATGGATTCTTCATTTTACCAGAATCTTTGAGCAAAGAAAATAGAAGAAAATTCGACTGGAAGAGAGCCAATCCAGTGGGTACTTTCAAGAGCCTTAAGAAATACCCATCGCTAAAAACGCTTTTTATTGCCTTTTTAATCATCTACATAGCTAGTCATGCTGTTCAGAGCAATTGGGCATATTTTGGGAAAGAAGTATTTGATTGGAGTAAGTTTGACATCGGCCTATCGCTGGCTATAGTTGGTTTTTTTGTGGCAATTGTACAGGCAACACTTATTGGCAGGTTTGTGAAAAAGTTTGGACAGAACAAAACGATCTACATAGGACTGGCCTTCAATCTGATCGGCTTTATTCTGTTTGCCTTGACTACTGAGGAGTGGATGATTTATGCATTTCTTGCTGTTTATGTAATGGGAGGACTGGCAGGCCCTACATTGCAAGGGATCATGTCATCAAAAGTTCCAGCAGATGAACAGGGGGAACTTATGGGTGCCATCACAAGCTTGCAGAACCTTGGTAACATTATTGGTCCGCTTGTAATGACAGGTACCTTTTCTTATTTCGTCTCCCAGGCAGATGTCTATTTTCCAGGGGCGGCTTTTGCATTAGGAGCGCTCTTTTCAATCGTTAGCGGTACTATCATTTATAAAACCATATCAAAACAAACAGATTCGCTAACTTCATCTTAG
- a CDS encoding DinB family protein has translation MNVSTQALHDLFERDLDLVLSELKSYKKEENLWRVNGDVLNSGGNLVLHICGNLRHFIGSMLGGSGYIRQRDDEFGLKHVKKSEMISEIKATKKIVLETLSNLTNSELEANFPVNVFGKEMTTSYFIHHLYGHLNYHLGQLNYHRRLLDS, from the coding sequence ATGAATGTAAGCACACAAGCACTTCACGATCTTTTTGAGCGAGATTTAGATCTTGTTCTATCTGAACTTAAGAGTTATAAAAAAGAGGAAAACCTCTGGAGGGTGAATGGTGATGTTCTTAACTCTGGTGGAAACCTAGTTTTACACATTTGTGGTAATCTGAGGCACTTTATTGGTTCTATGCTCGGAGGGTCAGGGTATATCAGACAAAGGGATGACGAATTTGGCTTAAAGCATGTCAAGAAATCTGAAATGATCAGTGAAATAAAGGCTACAAAAAAGATTGTTTTAGAAACGCTTTCTAATTTGACCAATAGTGAATTAGAAGCTAATTTTCCCGTGAATGTTTTTGGGAAAGAAATGACCACTAGCTATTTCATTCATCACTTATACGGACACCTAAATTACCATTTAGGACAATTGAATTATCACCGCAGGTTACTAGATAGCTAA